A stretch of Gouania willdenowi chromosome 21, fGouWil2.1, whole genome shotgun sequence DNA encodes these proteins:
- the eaf2 gene encoding ELL-associated factor 2 — MNGTAYSNFDNQEHVLKLGETFEKHPKSAYHTVRYDFKPASIDTTCEGELEVGKGEQVTITLPNLEGSSAPVTIFKGSKRPYMKECILIVNHDTGEYRLEKINSNIAVKKTRAEGSSKIHTRLEQQTNRLSQQIKNSSSSKTPTSFKSSPPKEKTPPASPMDDIEKELMAEAQVMDQLSSGDSSSDSNTSSSSSDNSSSSSDSEDERTSVPPAAPANHSMPIINTSSHHQESSGGLMNTLKNDLQLSESGSESD, encoded by the exons ATGAACGGAACAGCTTACTCCAACTTTGACAATCAGGAACATGTCCTGAAGTTAGGGGAGACATTTGAGAAGCACCCCAAAAGTGCCTACCACACTGTGCGAT ATGACTTCAAACCAGCATCGATTGATACAACATGTGAAGGTGAGCTTGAGGTCGGCAAAGGAGAACAAGTCACTATAACGTTACCCAACTTAGAG GGCTCCAGTGCTCCTGTAACAATCTTTAAGGGATCCAAGCGGCCCTACATGAAAGAGTGCATCCTCATTGTtaatcatgacacaggagaatacAGACTGGAGAAAATCAACAGCAATATAGCTGTGAAGAAGACCAG GGCTGAGGGCAGCAGTAAGATTCATACTCGCCTGGAGCAACAAACAAACCGGCTGAGTCAGCAGATAAagaatagcagtagtagtaagaCACCCACCAGCTTCAAGAGCTCTCCACCCAAAGAGAAGACTCCACCCGCATCGCCAATGGATGACATTGAGAAAG AGCTGATGGCCGAGGCACAGGTCATGGATCAGCTGAGCAGCGGCGACAGCTCCTCGGACTCAAACACTTCTTCCTCCAGTAGCGACAACAGCTCAAGCAGCAGCGATTCAGAGGATGAACGGACTTCTGTTCCTCCTGCAGcaccagccaatcacagcatgcctatcatTAACACCAGCAGCCACCATCAGGAGAGCAGCGGAGGACTGATGAACACACTAA AAAACGACCTCCAGCTGAGTGAATCAGGCAGTGAAAGTGACTGA